A stretch of the Neofelis nebulosa isolate mNeoNeb1 chromosome 1, mNeoNeb1.pri, whole genome shotgun sequence genome encodes the following:
- the LOC131492490 gene encoding olfactory receptor 2L5-like, translating to MENYTQTSTDFILLGLFPPSRIGLLLFILIVLIFLMALFGNLSMILLIFLDTRLHTPMYFLLSQLSLIDLNYISTIVPKMASNFVFGNKSISFIGCGFQSFFFLTLGGAEALLLTSMAYDRYVAICFPLHYPIRMSKKVCVLMITGSWIMGSINSCAHTVYALHIPYCRSRSINHFFCDVPAMLTLACMDTWVYEYTVFVSTTLFLVFPFIGIACSYGRVLLAVCRMHSTEGRKRAYSTCSTHLTVVTLCYVPFAYTYLRPRSLRSPAEDKVLAVFYTILTPMLNPIIYSLRNKEVMGALRRMIQRICFLKM from the coding sequence ATGGAAAATTATACTCAAACATcaactgatttcattttattggGGTTGTTTCCACCATCAAGAATAGGCCTGCTCCTTTTTATTCTCATTGTCCTCATTTTTCTAATGGCTCTGTTTGGCAACCTGTCCATGATTCTACTCATCTTCCTAGACACCCGTCTACACACACCTATGTATTTCTTACTTAGTCAGCTCTCCCTCATTGACCTAAATTACATCTCCACTATTGTTCCCAAGATGGCTTCCAATTTTGTGTTTGGAAACAAGTCTATCTCCTTCATTGGGTGTGGTTTTCAAAGCTTCTTCTTCTTGACTTTAGGAGGGGCAGAAGCATTGCTCTTGACATCTATGGCTTATGATCGTTATGTGGCTATTTGCTTTCCTCTTCACTATCCCATTCGTATGAgcaaaaaagtgtgtgtgttgaTGATAACAGGATCTTGGATAATGGGCTCAATCAATTCCTGTGCCCACACTGTATATGCCCTTCATATCCCTTATTGTCGATCCAGGTCCATCAACCATTTCTTCTGTGATGTCCCAGCCATGTTGACTCTGGCTTGCATGGACACTTGGGTCTATGAGTACACAGTGTTTGTGAGTACCACCCTCTTTCTTGTGTTTCCTTTCATTGGCATTGCATGTTCCTATGGCCGAGTTCTCCTTGCAGTCTGCCGCATGCACTCaacagaagggaggaagagggcctATTCCACCTGCAGCACACACCTCACAGTGGTAACTTTATGCTATGTACCTTTTGCTTACACTTACCTACGCCCAAGATCGCTGAGATCTCCAGCAGAGGACAAGGTTCTGGCTGTCTTCTACACCATTCTGACCCCAATGCTCAACCCTATCATTTACAGCCTGCGAAACAAGGAGGTGATGGGAGCCCTGAGAAGAATGATTCAGAGAATCTGCTTTTTGAAAATGTAG